The genomic segment GATATAGTGTCCGCCATGTAGTCAATTTCTTGGTGAGCTACATGTAATGCTTCAATATTCACGATGAGATATTCCCAAGCGACGGTTAAACCAGTTTCATCAGTTGCTATGGTATCGAAGCCCAATGTTACATCATTTTCCCATATTTCTGTATCCTCCGTGAACAACGCCGTAATATATTCACTCAACAATGTCTTATTTAGGGAACATCCTAAGGCTGCAATAACTGTAGCCATTTCGACCTCTTTAGCTGGATTCTTCTTATAACGACGCCATAGGAACTTCCAGTCGTCAGCGTCACCATATTTAATGGCCGTACAATAGACAGTTGTCCTCAAATCGGTGGGTATCGGATTTTCTTCGTCGGGGTGCTCTGCCATTTTCCATTGTTCAAAGTATTTGATGGCCGAATTAGTGCAGTCATATAATTCCAGTCTACAAGCCCAGTCGGTTACCAAGTTCTTGAGTAACATCTGAGAATGTGTTGGTTCCCCATCGATGCCATAGGTGTCGTTAAGACCGCCCATACGATAATAAATTGGTTCCAGAATATACTGCATGTAGGTTTTAAAGTAGGCgatttcctttggaaaatattttaccATTGAATAGATTTCACTAAGGTCATCTAATGCTATTTTCCATGGAAGATATTCATGCTCCCTTGTTAGATATTCCAAAATGCTAAGGGCCATATCATAATCCTGATATCCACTAAAGGCTAATGCCAAAGCATCACCAACAATTTGGGCCCTATTCATTACATGAATGTTGACAAATTGATCACTGTTCAAGGCTTTCTGTAGAAGCCTCCAATTTCCGTCATCATATGAGACTCTGTAGAAGCCTGCCAGTTGAAGATTAAAAATAAACCATTCATTGGCACTTGCGGCATGATTGATTGAAAGTGCAATACCTTTGCCCGACTCGTCACATTCTAACCATGCTTTTGGGGTCGTGGTGTTAAAGTCCAATTCAGAGGCAGTAGTAAAGCTCAAGGGAACCCACCAACAGACTTTGGATTCCTCGCTTGTGGCATTTACCTTGTTCCTTAAGAACCTTTCTTGAGATATTTGCAAAGATCCAGTTTCATAGTTTCGATGAACTTTTACTAAAGGGAACCCCGTGTACAACGTCCAGGTATCCATGATGGTTTTCATATCATATTCGGGTCTTATACTACGAAAATGATGACCCTTTGCGGTGAACTCAGACCACAGTTCATCCTGTTCGGCATTTTGGAATTCATGTTTTGTCAAATATTCTCCGATGGCTCCAAAAAATGCGGCATGTCCAACAGTCAGGTGCATCATCCGAAGAACGACTGATCCTTTGGCATAAGATATGCTATCAAACCGATCAAGAATTTTGCTGGTATtccaaaccaattttgacacagGATGACTATTTGATTTAGAGTCAGTCTCCATAACTTCCAATAAATTGTCAAGCGAATAAATATTATAACTGTCAAGTTCCGGATTCAAATGATGAACACCCAAGCTAGACACATAGGTGGCGAAGCCCTCATTCAACCACAAATCGGTCCACCATTTCATTGTGACCAAGTTGCCAAACCATTGATGGGCAAGTTCATGGGCAATGCAACCGGTAACGGGAGTCTTTTGCATCAAAGTTGTGACGTTGGGCTCAAATAGAAAAATACCCTCGGAATAGATTATCAGACCCCAATTTTCCATGGCAATAGACAAAAAACCGGGAATTGCAATTTGATCAACTTTCTGTAAGGGAAAAGGTATTTCAAACATATCCTCATAAAATTTAAGAACAGTTGGGGCTACTTCTGCCCCATATTCACATTGATCGATGTAATCTTTTCTACACCAAGTACGGAATACAACTTTGGATCCCTCGATTTTTGACTCCTTATAGACAAAATCAAGAACGCTGTAGGCCACCAAATACGAGGACATAGGTACACTTTCTTCAAAAATACTCCACACAAATCCGTCCATATCCTCTAAAGGTATTTGGCGGTCCAAGGGCATATTGCTTATGGCCGCCATTGACTTATTGTGACCGAGCCATATGGTAAAATTAGCTTTGTAATTTGGTTCATCCATACAGGGGAAAGCATTTCGGGCCCAAGTTGGCTCGAATTGTGTACCCGTAATCCATTTTGTCTCATTTGTGGTCTCATCGACATACGAAGTTGCGAAATAACCTTGAAATTCATTGTTCAAATTTCCCGAAAAATTAAGAACTATTTCATACACTTTGTCCTTGCTTAAAGTTTGGCACAGTTGCACTATGTAATAGTCATGTTCTGGAACAGTTTCCACTTGATCGAGACAGATATTAAAATTCCCCTCTTCATTGCTTGTAAGTTGTATACGTGAATCATCAATGGACAAATTACGGGCATGTAGTGTAATATTAGTGGCATCCTCCAAAACTTGAAAATGGATTGCAACGCTGCCAGAGAATGTTAAGTTATCAGCATTGTCTAAAGGTGTAATAATCTTCAGAACATAACGAAGCGGTTGTATCGATGCAGGTAAACGATAATGTGTGTAGGAGCCGGCCTCAGCTTGAATAATTGAAATGGCATTGAAGATGACTACAACTGTCAGAAGATTTCTAACCCGGTGTGGCCAGCGTGTAATCTAAAAGCAAAACGTGTAATTGTGCAGATTTATGCCAATGGTAAACAATCAACTTGCCTGTCTTAATGGTCCCATAGTTTTGATCTGCATGCAAAGTTGATTTCAATATAttggaattttaatttaaaatttgtatattacCGCCTTATCAATAACGACCCTGACATAATGATTTTTTCATGCCCATCATCATTTGACTACAGATAAGGAAATACATCGCTCACCTACACTAATCTCATATATTTTGTCGATCACTGTTTATGTGGCTCTGCATATATTATGGTGTAATGATGAATAGTTCGATATTTTTGAGAAACATTCGCAGCAGCAAGGGCATAACATCGGTATCAGTCCAGACCAGCAAAAATGCCAATTTGCCCACATGCTGCAgggcgacacctatttgggaaCAAGtgcgagaagacgaggctattactgaaaggaagcaagctggatgtcagtaaagctttcggtatcataacagggcacataggactacgagctcacttatgcaaaatcggtgcggcaagtgatagcatgtttagggcatgtgggaatatgatgagatgttgcaatattgcctggctttcgcggctaacagacaccggtacttaggtggggacacagtaccagatataaaccaactaaggggcgtggtatggaaaaaaaattagggATGTTGTAAGCAGCACTGAATTCCagacttaaattttgtttttcgatgttaattttttgtatttagagagcaaaacaagccgatttctggctttagtgtatgtcaatagtggcatggggcggattaataaccgcaccctcttttcaacctaacctaacctaatatattTGTCTTTTTTACAAACTAAA from the Stomoxys calcitrans chromosome 1, idStoCalc2.1, whole genome shotgun sequence genome contains:
- the LOC106092145 gene encoding aminopeptidase N, coding for MQIKTMGPLRQITRWPHRVRNLLTVVVIFNAISIIQAEAGSYTHYRLPASIQPLRYVLKIITPLDNADNLTFSGSVAIHFQVLEDATNITLHARNLSIDDSRIQLTSNEEGNFNICLDQVETVPEHDYYIVQLCQTLSKDKVYEIVLNFSGNLNNEFQGYFATSYVDETTNETKWITGTQFEPTWARNAFPCMDEPNYKANFTIWLGHNKSMAAISNMPLDRQIPLEDMDGFVWSIFEESVPMSSYLVAYSVLDFVYKESKIEGSKVVFRTWCRKDYIDQCEYGAEVAPTVLKFYEDMFEIPFPLQKVDQIAIPGFLSIAMENWGLIIYSEGIFLFEPNVTTLMQKTPVTGCIAHELAHQWFGNLVTMKWWTDLWLNEGFATYVSSLGVHHLNPELDSYNIYSLDNLLEVMETDSKSNSHPVSKLVWNTSKILDRFDSISYAKGSVVLRMMHLTVGHAAFFGAIGEYLTKHEFQNAEQDELWSEFTAKGHHFRSIRPEYDMKTIMDTWTLYTGFPLVKVHRNYETGSLQISQERFLRNKVNATSEESKVCWWVPLSFTTASELDFNTTTPKAWLECDESGKGIALSINHAASANEWFIFNLQLAGFYRVSYDDGNWRLLQKALNSDQFVNIHVMNRAQIVGDALALAFSGYQDYDMALSILEYLTREHEYLPWKIALDDLSEIYSMVKYFPKEIAYFKTYMQYILEPIYYRMGGLNDTYGIDGEPTHSQMLLKNLVTDWACRLELYDCTNSAIKYFEQWKMAEHPDEENPIPTDLRTTVYCTAIKYGDADDWKFLWRRYKKNPAKEVEMATVIAALGCSLNKTLLSEYITALFTEDTEIWENDVTLGFDTIATDETGLTVAWEYLIVNIEALHVAHQEIDYMADTISDQIISSAQLAKHINFINTNKERFKDAEVRVKYAHGNANPRIHWVEHNLEKIISQIQSRLSSMGMIFSNTMKMQ